The Chryseobacterium sp. 52 genome includes a region encoding these proteins:
- a CDS encoding Gfo/Idh/MocA family oxidoreductase → MQLVKAGLCAFGMSGKVFHAPFLKEHPGFFIAAIVERSKEESKEKYPEATIYRSIEEMLLNAEIELVIINTPVQTHFEYAKMALEAGKNIIVEKPFTVSVSEAEELVNLAEKKGLFLSVYQNRRFDRDFLQVQKIINEGKLGDSKEVEIRFDRFRTTPSGKQHKEDPQQTGSGSLHDLGAHLVDQAVQYFGYPEKLFADVFSMKGEEYANDYFEILLYYKNNVRVRLKSSVFTKEAHYAYAIHGEKGSFLQERTDNQENELVAGAVPVYGKEWTKPLQGTDGILNFLNENSETERILTSSEPGNYMDYYQQIYEYIVFGYALPSEGREVVQNMKIIDASIESSKEGKVIHLI, encoded by the coding sequence ATGCAATTGGTAAAAGCAGGACTGTGCGCCTTTGGAATGAGCGGAAAAGTATTTCATGCTCCGTTTTTGAAAGAACATCCCGGATTTTTTATAGCTGCTATCGTAGAAAGAAGCAAAGAAGAATCTAAAGAGAAATATCCGGAAGCAACCATCTATCGCTCAATAGAGGAAATGCTCTTGAATGCAGAAATAGAACTGGTGATCATTAATACACCTGTGCAGACTCATTTCGAATATGCAAAAATGGCACTTGAGGCCGGGAAAAATATAATCGTTGAGAAACCTTTTACAGTGAGTGTTTCAGAAGCAGAAGAACTGGTGAATCTTGCAGAAAAAAAAGGTCTGTTTCTAAGTGTGTATCAAAACAGAAGATTTGACAGAGACTTTTTACAGGTTCAGAAAATAATAAATGAAGGCAAGCTAGGCGATAGTAAAGAAGTTGAGATCCGTTTCGATAGATTCCGGACAACACCTAGTGGAAAACAGCACAAAGAAGATCCGCAGCAGACAGGTTCAGGTTCACTCCATGATCTTGGTGCCCATCTTGTAGACCAGGCAGTACAATATTTTGGATATCCTGAAAAGCTTTTTGCGGATGTGTTTTCGATGAAAGGAGAAGAATATGCCAACGACTATTTCGAAATTCTTCTGTACTACAAAAATAATGTAAGAGTAAGACTAAAATCATCAGTCTTTACTAAAGAAGCTCATTACGCCTACGCTATTCACGGAGAAAAAGGAAGCTTTCTGCAGGAGAGAACAGATAATCAGGAAAATGAGCTGGTTGCCGGAGCTGTACCAGTTTATGGAAAAGAATGGACTAAACCTTTACAGGGGACAGACGGAATTTTAAACTTTTTAAATGAAAATTCAGAGACAGAAAGAATTCTAACCTCCAGCGAGCCCGGAAACTATATGGATTATTATCAGCAGATCTATGAATATATTGTTTTTGGATATGCACTCCCATCTGAAGGAAGAGAAGTTGTTCAGAATATGAAAATTATAGATGCATCTATAGAAAGCTCAAAAGAAGGAAAAGTAATTCACCTTATTTAA
- a CDS encoding TonB-dependent siderophore receptor, with amino-acid sequence MKKQLLSLGVLLATLSLGAQMKNTETDTIRLQTIEDINLHKTGNPNQAKTLSTKSNLTVMENPQAISIVTHEIIEQQQAKQLSDVLQNVNGMYLTSSRGNSQDSFGGRGFILGNDNIFKNGARINSGVFPEVSGLERVEVLKGANAMLYGNTAAGGIINMITKKPKFNFGGSIGLNAGSWNSYKPTVDIYGPLSKNVAFRVNGAYEYAESFRDVVESEKYYFNPSFLFNLSPKSQLIVEADYLKNNFTPDFGIGSITNTDGSYKMNDLLSRKAFLGTDWQYQNVEQVSTTATFNHQFNEKWSLSTTASYQNYTKDYFSTERVQWAYEKNTNRLSWNRPLNRTYNEQSYTSIQANINGEFNTGKIGHKVLIGADADYGMSDSYTYYDPANNATFGTGYIYGTGGSSTGTLYLDNPSTWASGTMPNAEKLEKTRINTRRIGLYVQDFISLTKEFKVLAGLRWSYVENMPTLNTKFKTNSKTELANTSISDQAVSPKIGLVYMPNENLSVFATYTNSFVSNTGYMSAEIGSLDTSGTAAQVRDRVNNLPKQGVKPTTIDQYEIGAKKSLWNNALAINLTLYQILQNNNYQNYFYVDNAGAVQTPDSNLKEFAGKMRSRGVELDITGNPNENLSIIGGFSYNNSVYIDTPEKGYVEKQRLVRTPATTANASVFYKLTNYVKGLKVGAGIYYIGDRIAGWNDSKSTNVSRKDVSRMFELKDYTTVTVSVGYEWNKFSIQGKVGNLFDVVNYNVHENYSVNPITPRNYYFTLTYKL; translated from the coding sequence ATGAAAAAACAACTACTTTCTTTAGGGGTATTACTGGCTACTCTATCTTTAGGTGCCCAGATGAAAAATACTGAAACAGACACGATCAGATTACAAACCATAGAGGACATTAATCTTCACAAAACCGGTAATCCTAATCAGGCCAAAACTTTATCGACCAAGTCTAATCTTACGGTAATGGAAAACCCTCAGGCCATCTCAATTGTAACACATGAGATCATAGAGCAGCAGCAGGCAAAACAGTTGAGCGATGTTCTTCAGAATGTAAATGGTATGTACCTTACTTCATCCAGAGGAAATTCTCAGGACAGTTTTGGAGGTCGTGGTTTTATTTTAGGAAATGACAATATCTTTAAGAACGGAGCGCGGATTAACAGTGGTGTATTCCCTGAGGTAAGCGGTCTTGAAAGAGTAGAAGTCCTGAAAGGTGCTAATGCAATGCTTTATGGAAATACAGCTGCAGGAGGTATTATCAATATGATTACTAAAAAGCCTAAATTCAATTTTGGAGGAAGCATAGGACTTAATGCCGGAAGCTGGAATTCTTACAAGCCAACTGTTGACATTTATGGACCTTTATCTAAGAATGTAGCATTCAGGGTAAATGGTGCTTACGAATATGCCGAAAGTTTCAGAGATGTTGTAGAATCTGAGAAATATTATTTCAACCCATCATTCTTATTTAATTTAAGCCCAAAGTCTCAGTTAATTGTAGAGGCAGATTATCTTAAGAATAACTTTACTCCTGATTTTGGTATTGGTTCTATCACTAATACTGACGGAAGTTATAAGATGAATGATTTACTTTCCAGAAAAGCCTTCTTAGGAACAGACTGGCAATATCAAAATGTAGAGCAGGTATCTACAACTGCTACTTTTAATCATCAGTTTAATGAAAAATGGTCATTAAGTACTACAGCATCTTACCAAAATTATACAAAAGATTACTTCTCAACAGAAAGAGTACAGTGGGCCTACGAAAAAAATACAAACCGTCTTTCCTGGAACAGACCATTAAACAGAACCTATAACGAACAAAGCTATACCTCGATTCAGGCTAATATTAATGGTGAATTCAATACAGGTAAAATTGGTCATAAAGTGCTCATCGGAGCTGATGCAGACTACGGGATGTCTGATTCTTATACCTATTATGATCCTGCTAATAATGCAACCTTCGGGACAGGCTATATTTACGGAACAGGTGGAAGCAGTACAGGGACACTGTATTTAGATAACCCTTCAACTTGGGCTAGCGGTACAATGCCAAATGCTGAAAAACTGGAAAAAACAAGAATCAATACAAGAAGAATAGGTCTATATGTTCAGGACTTTATCAGTCTTACTAAAGAATTTAAAGTTCTGGCTGGTTTACGTTGGTCTTATGTAGAGAACATGCCAACCCTTAATACTAAATTTAAAACGAATAGTAAAACAGAGCTGGCCAATACTTCGATTTCAGATCAAGCAGTCTCTCCAAAAATTGGGTTAGTATATATGCCAAATGAAAACCTTTCTGTATTTGCAACATATACCAATTCATTTGTGTCAAATACCGGATATATGTCGGCTGAAATTGGATCTTTAGATACTTCAGGAACTGCTGCACAGGTTAGAGACAGGGTCAATAACCTTCCAAAACAAGGTGTAAAACCTACCACTATAGATCAATATGAAATCGGAGCAAAGAAAAGCCTTTGGAATAATGCGTTGGCTATCAATCTTACGTTGTATCAAATCTTGCAAAATAATAATTATCAAAACTACTTCTATGTAGATAATGCAGGAGCTGTACAGACACCAGATTCTAACCTGAAAGAATTTGCCGGCAAAATGAGAAGCCGTGGTGTTGAGCTGGATATTACAGGAAATCCAAATGAAAATCTATCTATTATTGGTGGTTTCTCCTATAATAACTCTGTTTACATTGATACCCCTGAAAAAGGATATGTTGAGAAACAAAGACTGGTAAGAACTCCTGCCACTACTGCGAATGCTTCTGTATTCTATAAACTTACCAATTATGTAAAAGGTCTGAAAGTTGGAGCCGGTATTTATTATATTGGGGATAGAATAGCTGGTTGGAATGATTCAAAATCGACCAATGTCAGCAGAAAGGATGTGAGCAGAATGTTCGAACTGAAAGATTATACAACAGTAACTGTGTCTGTAGGCTACGAATGGAACAAGTTCTCTATCCAGGGGAAAGTGGGTAACCTGTTCGATGTTGTTAATTATAATGTACACGAAAATTATTCGGTAAATCCAATTACCCCAAGAAACTATTACTTTACACTGACGTACAAACTTTAG